aacacatcataagaaagtgtttcaccgctgttcaaatgcactttggatcacatcatttatatgtataaatgttttccatctgaaaggactaaatattaaattaaacaaatgacaataaaatgcaaagtaatctcttgagtaatcaaaatactttttgaatgtaactgtattctaattatcaatgatttaaattgtaactgtagtggaatacagttacttacattttgtattttaaatacgtaatcccgttacatgtattccgttactccccaaccctggtcataGGTCAGTTTACCCTTTAACAAACGTTGCTTAAACTGTGTGTGTTCCAATGTACTAAATCATTTAATTTGATATGTAGTAGAACTCTCTaagccaggggttttcaaacattttgatgCCAACACATTTGATGACCCCTTGTATGAGAAAAGTTgtaaacatgatattataaagacttCTTGTTGGCTTTTATATtgccattgtactaaagccaaaagaaattattaaaatattatctggttCATATTTTCTTCTTATTAAGTTGACAGTGTGTCTTTCTTATGCTCGAGTAATGTTAGATGTAAACCCCAAAAGAGAAACAATCTtgattcaattcaatttaaaacataaaataataaaatataatgctttattttaaatatttattgtgaaaagcaatatataaatgtaaaggcatacataaaacaataaatattgtttcaaagcagctttgcagaGAAGAGTGAATTACAACCCTTAGTGAATTATTTTtcttaatatattaaattatatgacaatttattttatttctgtcttttttcttactGTGGCTTTCAATGCAATAAAACACTAGTCCTTGtagtcgtgtctagaagggaaccGTTGGGCTGTGAAAGTCTCGCGAGAGCTGACATTTTCTGTTACCAATGTTAGAATTAGGTTTAGAGGTATAGTTAAGAATATCGTCAGGTTTCGGAGTAGATCTTAGTATAGAGGTTCTCTGAGACTCcaaaaaacactgtaaacacaATATGTGAATATCGCATGCGACTCTCGCGAGACTTTCCCAGTCCGATGGTTCCCCTCTAGACATGACCAGTTCAATGCACAAACTTCCGCTGCACTAATGAAGAACGACATGATTGGCTATTTATTGAAGCGTCACAGTTTCAATCACACGCTGTGATTGGCTGAAAACCCGGCATTTCAGTCGCATAGTGCTGCTGATGCGGCTGTACTAGTCAGAGCGACTGGAAATGAACAGTTAGCTCAAATACCTGCCGTTCGTAAACAATGGCCAGCCCGCCTTTACACACAGCTGGATGAATCCCCGCGGTGTCTTAGAGTTGCTATGAAGGTACAGTCATTTCCCCGTCATATTCTTCATGTTTGGAACTTGTTTCCCCCCTTGGCTGTGTTTCACTTATGCTATAGCTTATTTATAAATTGCTACTAGCGTTGATGTCAGTTCTGTAACTGACAGTTGAATTCCAGTTGAGCATATAATGCATGTTTGCATTGTGTGACTTTGTACTGTCTGTGCACTGAATGCATAGGTGCACAGATTTCAAGGTGGAGCCCTACAGATTTGTATATCAGTCAAGATCTAGCCGTTTGTGGCATTCATGTGTTGAACTTGAATATGAGTGTTGAACTGTTATATGCAATGACCagtgatgtttgtttgtttctaacTCTTCTGCTGTTATGTTTTCAATTGTTTGGAGGTGAGTCCCAGCAACAGGACAGATTCTTCACTGTGCTTTAGGCAACACAATGACAATTAGGAGTTGATGAGCCTGTTGGCTCCCTATGAAAGTAAAAACACCATGGTTACCCTTTGTTGAGTGTCACTAAGAGCTCTATCTAGCTGCAGTCATAAGTAATTTAAAGCACACTTAACCCTTGTCATAGCTTAGCCCTATTCTCATCCGTCACTAATGAGATGGATCCCAGTCAGTGGGACCTATTTGAGGCCAGGACGTTCTGAATGTCCTAgtaaatacaggaaataaagcaCAGGCACCACCTGCAATTGTTATCATGCAGATGAGCTCAAAACGGCAGTTCCTAAATGGTGGATATATTGTTTTAGTAGTAATGCACCAAATATCAAAGGCTTTAATTAATTAAGACAGTTATGAAATAGTTGTACGTTATGTTATAAAGATCATTGTCATGCTTAATTTCTCAAAGTTATTAAATCCTTGCAGAATTATCAGTTAAAATATGTTAATGGCTTTATATGTATTTGTGATGTGTGCAGGCGGGGGCCTCGTCTATGTGGGCATCATGCTGTGGTCTGCTGAATGAGGTGATGGGTACCGGGGCCGTGAGGGGGCAGCAGCCAGGTTTCGGAGCTGGTGCAGGGCCTTTTCGTTTTGCTCCCACTGCAGGGTACTCCACATATCCCCCCAACAACTCAACCAGCACTAGCCTGGTTTGTCAGGCTTGTGGACAAGCCTTTTCTGTCTTTAGGAGGAGGGTATGTAGACTCACTTTGTTTTGCccattatggtcattttattttatttacagcatTTGGGTTTAAAGACCCCCAAATGGGCAGGGCAATGGACCCATTAGACCCAGCCATGATTGCAGTCTTTGCAATCCATTGTCCTTTCATCCAGCCGTAATTTCAAATAAGGGTCCtgaactcactctctctctctccagcacatCTGTTGTGACTGTAAGAAGAGTTTCTGTTCGCTGTGTTCGGTACTTCAGGAGAACTTACGCAGGTGCACAACTTGTCACCTGCTGAAGGGCACTGCATTCCAGCGCCCTCAACTCATGCGTCTGCGTGTTAAAGATTTGCGGCAATACCTTATTTTACGCAACATTAACACTGACACCTGCAGGTACGTTTTGAACAGACATTAATATGTTAtcgttcttaaagggatagttcacccaaaaaattaaaattctctcatctcatgccatcccagatgtttatgactttctttcttctgcagaagaaagatttttagaagaatatctctgcactgttgctccatacaatgcaagtgaatggtgaccagaactttgaagctccaaaaatcacataaaggcatataaaagtaatctgtatcttcagaagcgatatgataggtgtggtagaaacagatcaatatttaagtccttttttactataaatctccacttttgctttcacattctgaaagtgaaagtttctcacccaaactgattgcatcacttcagaagatatatttaaccactggagtcatatgaattactttaatgctgcctttatttttggagcttcaaagttctgatcaccattcacttgcattgtatgggcctacagagctgagatattcttcttaaaatcatagtttgtgttcagcagaagaaagccatacacatctgggatggcatgagggtgagtaaatgatgagagaattttcatttttgggtgaactaaccctttaacaataGGGTATATTATGACAACATTATTAGTACTTACTGAgttaaatgaaaattatgtatgGAATGCTTTCTTAGGGAGAAGGAGGACCTTGTGGACTTGGTGCTCTGCCATCAAGGTGCAGAGAGTGAGGACGAACCAGACACGCCTTCTCTGCAGTCACGCCCCCTTTATAGCCCGCCCCCTTCAAATGAAGAACCCAGTTCCCCtatctcaatactctccccatctCAAAGAGAACCAATCAGTAGGAGCAACAGCTCGGAGTCCACCAATCAGGTACATCctgattaaaataaacaaaatcaatCTCTGGGCATCTCTGAGCATGGCTATGTTCGGAGTAACATATTTCGATGCTACTCttattatttctgcagtatatccACCTTACTTTTCAGCGAAACTAGGGtgccgccattatcaacctttaatggggaccacttccggtataagccacttctaactattttagctatacaaaaatactacattatgctgctttatattacaggctggcaataaatgtcaacatattattatcattaattacgattttcataaactcatagGTTTTGAgcattttgacattgttttatcacacactgttgcacaggcagaatgaatgaaatcaggcacTAATAGGACAgtcctccacaaactttacacaaccagcagagaggagaaagctgccgggaaaatgctgcttcaactttctttgcattaAACTGCATCTTGCTTcttcttggcaaaataataaacgcaTTTTGCTCTGTtattgtcagagagcattctctctttcttagcggtgtatagtaaacagacacagacagatcAGCATTTAGCATGGCTTATGAAAAATCgcctttgaaaaaaattaaaataaaggcatcattggaggttatgGAGGTGCATATGAATGGAGGTGTACATGGAGACAAGAGTCTGCATCGTCACGATCTCGATAAAGAAAGAAGCTTGCAGAATttattaccatctcttcaatacaacaacacacaacaacaagtgaatgatttacttttttactataaatgctgacgttagaaattatccgacattggcacctaattctgctgtacatcatgtggttgtgtgatagtttataagacCATATCCCTAAATgctggtattataaccttctagttatttacactgcggtcaaTGCCAGCAGAACTTTTTCATATTCGCCGGAAATGCAGCCACTGCTTCTGCGTTGCAATATAAGGTGGATAGAATGACTACTGCGTTCCATTTCAAGTGTGAGGAATGAACTGCATGTAACATTAGTTTCTTGACCttgataatgcaaaaataacagtttttattgcTGAGATAATAATTGTGCACCACTCCCTAAATCAAATGTAGCAAACTACTTGCATAAAGTGTACTGTTTCATATACATTTATAGAAAATTGTAGACACTAGACAGCATGTATACTGCATAGTAAGCAATACAGTAGTATTCCATCCCAAAAAAAGCCCACCATACCTCTACTTTTTCCATTACCATTCGAAGTAGCAGTTGTAGCATTAATACACTGCAGTACACAACAACCAGTCCTTAAAATGCCTTGTTCTCAAGGTTTATTTTGGCTTTGACTTTTAAATGCCCTTCAATCCAtttacagtgatgtgaaaaagtatttgtcccCTTCCTGATTTGTTGTATTTTTGATACCAAATTGTTTTAGaccttcaaacgagatataacataaaacaacctacgtaaacataaaatacagtttgaagcaaaaaaaagttatccaacacctatatctcacccatttgaaaaactaactgctaccttaaacttaatagctgtctgtgccacctttagcagcaacaactgcaacaaaatgcttctgataactggagatcagtctttcacaacactgtggtggaattatggcccactcttctttgtgGTActactttagttcagccacattggagggttttcgagcatgaactgcccgtttaaggtcctgcttcagcatctcaatcgggttcaagtcaggactttgactaggccactccaaaaactttaattttgcttcttttgagccattcagaggtggacttactcctatactttggatcattgtcttgcttcataatccagttgcgcttgagcttaaactcatggactgatgaccggatgttctcctttaggaatTTCTGGTAGAGAGTAgtattcatgtttccctcaattattgcaagttgccctgtccctgaagcagcaaagcatccccacaccatcacactaccaccaccatgcttgaccgtaggtatgattttctttttgtggaattctgtgtttgatataCGGCAGacgtaacaggacccctgtcttccaaacagttccactttcgactcatcagtctacagaacattctcccaaaagctttgaggatcatcaaagtgtgttttggcaaaattcttcTGGGTTaagtggttttcacctcgccactcttTCATGGATggtatttttggccagtgtctttctgattgtGGAGTCATATACAGTGACCTTttttgatgcaagagaggcctgcagttccttggatgatgtccttggcttttttgtgacttcctggataaGTCCTTGCTGTGCTTTTGgatgaattttggaaggtcagccacttctgggaaggttcattaCTGTGCCAATTTTTTTCCAATTGGAGATAATGGCtatcactgtggttctttggagtcccagagcctttgaattagctttgtaacccttcccagactgatgtatttcaatcacctttttcctcatcatttctggaatttatttcgaccttggcatagtgtgctactgggtgagaccttttagccaacttcatgctgctgaaaatgttctatttaggtgttgatttgattgaacaaggCTGGCAGTGATCAGGCCTGAGTTTGTCtattccagctgaaccccattatgaatgcagtttcatagatttggggatttagtaactagggggcaaatactttttcacacatgcCCAGTTGGTAACTTTTTTTGtgtcaataaataacatttatcatttaaaaactgtattttgtgtttactcagattgcctttgttttatgtaagattttgtttgaatatatatatatatatatatatatatatatatatacacacagtgctgtgaaaaagtgtttgctcccttcctgatttcttatttttttgcatgtttgtcactcttaaatgtttcagatcatcaaacaagtttaaatattagtcaaagataacacaagtaaacacaaaatgcagtttttaaatgaaggttgttattattaagggaaaacaaaatccaaacctacatggccctgtgtgaaaaagtgattgccccctaaacctaataactggttgggccacccttagcagcaacaactgcaatcaagcgtttgcgataacttgcaatgagtcttttactgcgctgtggaggaattttggcccactcatctttgcagaattgttgtaattcagccacattggagggttttcgagcatgaaccgcctttttaaggtcatgccacagcatctcaataggattcaggtcaggactttgactaggccacttcaaagtcttcattttgtttttcttcagccattcagaggtggacttgctggtgtgttttggatcattgtcctgctgcagaacccaagttcgcttcagcttgaggtcacgaacagatggccggacattctccttcaggattttttggtagacagcagaattcatggttccatttatcacagcaagtcttccaggtcctgaagcagcaaaacagccccagaccatcacactacaaccaccatattttactgttggtatgatgttctttttctgaaatgcggtgttacttttacgccagatgtaatgggacacacaccttccaaaatgttcaacttttgtctcgtcagtccacagagtattttcccaaaagtcttggggatcatcaagatgttttctggcaaaaatgagacgagccttaatgttctttttgctcagcagtggttttcgtcttggaactccatttttgcccagtctctttcttatggtggagtcatgaacactgaccttaactgaggcaagtgaggcctgcagttctttggatgttgttgtggggtcttttgtgacttcttggatgagtcgtagctgcgctcttggggtaattttggtcggccggccactcctgggaaggttcaccactgttccatgttttcgccatttgtggataatggctctcactgtggttctctggagtcccaaagctttagaaatggctttataactttataattttccagactgatagatctcaattaattactttctcatttgttcctgaatttctttggatctcggcatgatgtccagcttttgaagatcttttggtctacttcactttgtcaggcaggtcctatttaagtgatttcttgattgagaacaggtgtggcagtaatcaggcctgggtgttgctagagaaattgaactcaggtgtgattaaaccacagttaagttatgttttaacaggtggggcaaacactttttcacacagggccatgtaggtttggattttgttttcccttaataataaccttcatttaaaaactgcattttgtgtttgcttgttatctttgactaatatttaaacttgtttgatgatctgaaacatttaagtgtgacaaacatgcaaaaaaataagaaatcaggaagggggcaaacactttttcacaccactgtatatatacaggtgcatctcaataaattagaatgtcgtgaaaaagttcatttatttcagtaattcaactcaaattgtgaaacttgtgtattaaataaatgcaatgcacacagactgaagtagtttaagtctttggttcttttaattgtgatgattttggctcacatttaacaaaaacccaccaattcactatctcaaaaaattagaatacatcataagaccaataaaaaaaaacatttttagtgaattgttggccttctggaaagtatgttcatttactgtatatgtactcaatacttggtaggggctccttttgctttaattactgcctcaattcggcgtggcatggaggtgatcagtttgtggcactgctgaggtggtatggaagcccaggtttctttgacagtggccttcagctcatctgcattttttggtctcttttttctcattttcctcttgacaataccccatagattctctatggggttcaggtctggtgagtttgctggccagtcaagcacaccaacaccatggtcatttaaccaactttggtgcttttggcagtgtgggcaggtgccaaatcctgctggaaaatgaaatcagcatctttaaaaagctggtcagcagaaggaagcatgaagtgctccaaaatttcttggtaaatgggtgcagtgactttggttttcaaaaaacacaatggaccaaaaccagcagatgacattgccccccaaatcatcacagactgtggaaacttaacactggacttcaagcaacttgggctatgagcttctccacccttcctccagactctaggaccttggtttccaaatgaaatacaaaacttgctctcatctgaaaagaggactttggaccactgggcaacagtccagttcttcttctccttagcccaggtaagacaactctgatgttgtctgtggttcaggagtggcttaacaagaggaatacaacaactgtagtcaaattccttgacacgtctgtgtgtggtggctcttaatgccttgacaccagcctcagtccattccttgtgaagttcacccaaattcttgaatcgattttgcttgacaatcctcataaggctgcggttctctcggttggttgtgcatctttttcttccacactttttccttccactcaactttctgttaacatgcttggatacagcactctgtgaacagccagcttctttggcaatgaatgtttgtggcttaccctccttgtgaagggtgtcaatgattgtcttctggacatctgtcagatcagcagtcttccccatgattgtgtagcctagtgaaccaaactgagagaccattttgaaggctcaggaaaccttttgcaggtgttttgagttgattagctgattggcatgtcaccatattctaattatgagatagtgaattggtgggtttttgttaaatgtgagccaaaatcatcacaattaaaagaaccaaagacttaaactacttcagtctgtgtgcactgaatttatttaatacacaagtttcacaatttcagttgaattactgaaataaatgaacttttccacgacattctaatttattgagatgcacctgtacacactttagtatgagatatacacaaaaacagaagaaatcaggatgggggcaaatactttttcatagcaTCGTATACCTCCATTAACAAGAGGGTTGAAATGATCTGTTAAACTGAAAGATACCTGATTCACGTGTTTACCTGTGGTAGTCGGTGGTGAATCCTTGCTAAATCTGTACTAAGGGGCTTAGGCTTCATTGCTAATTATACTCTTTCTGTGTAAACATTCTTTGCTGATAGGATATTGGAGACTCCTCTTCTGTCTCACTCCTTAACCTTGACCAGACCAAACACACACCAGAGGTGAGTTAAGGCACTTGCAGCAAATTGAATAGGCTAATACCAGGTCAAGACGAGTAATTCATACTTTGTTGCTGGTCAACAGAATAATAACACTTTTACACACTTTTTCTTGACTTGCCCTGATGGATTGCCATTGGTGGAAagcccaagaaaaaaaaaaatgtgtgtataaatattAGTGTTATCTATCCCATAAGAGAAATTgtgtattcatttattatttatattcatcAGGTGAGTCCTCAGACGCGGCGACGAGCGCGAGCTTCTCTGTCAGACCTGTCTAGCCTAGATGATGTTGAGCAGCTGACTGTACGGCAGCTGAAGGAGATCCTGGCAAGGAACTTTGTGAGCTTTTCAGGCTGCTGTGAGAAGTGGGAACTGGTGGAGCGTGTCAGGAGGCTTTACCGGGAGAGTGAGGAGAATCGCAAATCTAGTGAGTGCTACATGCAAAACTGTGCTAACACTGTTCTTTATATAAAACATCACACGATTCGAGTGCTGTGAAGCAGGATtataaaaagatgcttttgttgttttatttatttttttagtggagAATGTGAGCAAACCAGTCACTGCAGGTAAGAAATCACTTCACTTCATAGTCTTCATGGGTTGTagaagagttaaaaaaaagacacaagaTAGGACTCTAGTTGAGCTTAATCCTGGGGTTAGATTGAAGTCGGTTAACATCAAaattgtcattattcactcaccctgatgtcatttccaaacccgtatgactgtctcttcttccatggagcacaaaaggtgaATTGTTAAAAttcttttccatttaatgaaagtgaatggggactgcgACtctccaaaatgatgaaaaagcaccataaaagtggtccatattaGAGGTCGTATTAAaaggttgaatttccttttaaaaaaaCACTGCTTGTAATAAAACGCAATGCTCGTGCACAAAACGCtgacaaaaatgtccatctagCGCACACGTACGaagtgaacggccccttaggtggaggtctttggccattgtgtcTTGCTCTGTTATCAGCGTCTCGCTGCACAAACATTAGGTACTtggatataaatgtatttaatgaaaaacactgtggtacctCCAGTATTATGAAGTTTGATTCTGTGGTAGTACTATGGCACTGGTATAGGCTACTGTGCTACATTGAAGTTTACGTAGAAccgtctattgaagcgtttttcttgttttacttttttactgaAGATTTGAGAATATACACTGactaaatcttttgactttatcattttacatatttttgttaacagccagatatgttctttgcaataaacagtAGCTACAACAgtgtgctgtttggtttatattgATTCATTGTTCCCTCTTTTGTGGACGTATGAGACAACGTCGATTTTAAAATCAGATGTCTTGCAGCTACctataaatgtctttaaaattctaATTTATTTCAAATTTAGTTAATGTTTAAGTGAAAATTTAGAATGTAGTttttcagccctgttgacagccctagtggccaatataatggcaatataatatcacacaatttaatataatagtaaGTGACAATAggaaaaaatgaatacatttttatttagtatTATATTCACCCAAACTTTAACGCAAaactttaaatttgtaaaaataataatataaaaacaaatatattgtgTTTTAGATGGTATATAGCAGTTTctcctggtttctgtttagtcttCCCATTTTATGAACACAAtgacacataacaacaaaacaaactatgaCTGGTCATTAACATGTCTCCGATGATTCCTTAATGTGCTCAAGAAACAAATCAACCAAACGGGAAAAAATTTTGGGCCGATAATTTAATAATGCCAAATATTGGCCAATTTATTGGCCTCTGCGATGTATTGGTCaatttgaagccatacaatagtgaGGGAGAAATAGACTGAAAtttctagggctgcccccgaccaaagattttcctagtcgactagtaggctttagtttaagccattagtcgaccaATTGTCAcaagtttatgatattaatttaattacttaaagagcacctattatggtttttcaaatattgaaaaatatagttatatagttgtttgtgaatgtaaaaaagtctgcatagtttcaaaaatcaaagtgcacgaaatatggagttattgacacccaaaagaaagaactgattctgaagtaattccagacttacttcctgtactaacctacataatttggtaacaaaaaacctgcctctggtctgtttacgtGTACAGCCAGTacacgctgttagcctgttagctgttagcctctgctaaccggctaactcacgttattgtcaaactacatataaacttaccacagatAAACGTCCTgctctcgtcgtgcttgcgatgttggttcgggttgatcttccgatgtatcactattggactctggctcaaattggtaaggtaaaacagaaattttttcagatggagctgaaactcggatatggtagtgggtgTTTCCTTTCTGACACGCGCTGAAAGCGgtagaccagtcacaacagactgggacatctgaccaatcagagcagagtaggctctctgaaaggagtttagaatgaatcctttagaacggatcattgaacga
This is a stretch of genomic DNA from Myxocyprinus asiaticus isolate MX2 ecotype Aquarium Trade chromosome 24, UBuf_Myxa_2, whole genome shotgun sequence. It encodes these proteins:
- the rnf34a gene encoding E3 ubiquitin-protein ligase RNF34a isoform X2, whose translation is MKAGASSMWASCCGLLNEVMGTGAVRGQQPGFGAGAGPFRFAPTAGYSTYPPNNSTSTSLVCQACGQAFSVFRRRHICCDCKKSFCSLCSVLQENLRRCTTCHLLKGTAFQRPQLMRLRVKDLRQYLILRNINTDTCREKEDLVDLVLCHQGAESEDEPDTPSLQSRPLYSPPPSNEEPSSPISILSPSQREPISRSNSSESTNQDIGDSSSVSLLNLDQTKHTPEVSPQTRRRARASLSDLSSLDDVEQLTVRQLKEILARNFVSFSGCCEKWELVERVRRLYRESEENRKSMENVSKPVTADACRTQLSIDDNLCRICMDAVIDCVLLECGHMVTCTKCGKRMSECPICRQYVIRAIHVFKS
- the rnf34a gene encoding E3 ubiquitin-protein ligase RNF34a isoform X1, producing MDYATDNSLSNWRRKKAAHSSQAGASSMWASCCGLLNEVMGTGAVRGQQPGFGAGAGPFRFAPTAGYSTYPPNNSTSTSLVCQACGQAFSVFRRRHICCDCKKSFCSLCSVLQENLRRCTTCHLLKGTAFQRPQLMRLRVKDLRQYLILRNINTDTCREKEDLVDLVLCHQGAESEDEPDTPSLQSRPLYSPPPSNEEPSSPISILSPSQREPISRSNSSESTNQDIGDSSSVSLLNLDQTKHTPEVSPQTRRRARASLSDLSSLDDVEQLTVRQLKEILARNFVSFSGCCEKWELVERVRRLYRESEENRKSMENVSKPVTADACRTQLSIDDNLCRICMDAVIDCVLLECGHMVTCTKCGKRMSECPICRQYVIRAIHVFKS